In a single window of the uncultured Dysgonomonas sp. genome:
- a CDS encoding tagaturonate reductase, giving the protein MKQLNKTTVEKKDLPVKILQFGEGNFLRAFVDWMIDKANNAGVMNHGIIAVQPIGGGENMVKMFRDQDSMYHVYLEGIKDKKPVKEVALVKSIMDIMNPYNQYAEYEKLFLSEGLEMIISNTTEAGIRYEEGDDLNALPPKSFPAKMTALLHKRYQKYNGAKDKGLLIICCELIEDNGSTLREYVLKHAIHNNLEAGFIDWVNTSCHFYDTLVDRIVPGFPRENINEIKAEIGFDDNLVVKGEYFHVWAIGGDSVIKEKFPLDKAGLNVLFMDDIKAFRAKKVRILNGSHTAMVPVALQLGCETVMDAFNTPEVEKYINKMVAEEVLPCIDEDPKELKAFAAKILERFYNPYLKHYLKDISLNSISKWETRDYPTVYDCCKKLDKDAKLTTFSFAALLVLYTGQSAAKNFTPNDTPEFIEFIQKTYNKNDIKGWVRGIVNNKEMWKENFSEVPQFIDEVSKDVESILNKGMLTALKEVMA; this is encoded by the coding sequence ATGAAACAACTTAATAAAACAACAGTAGAGAAAAAAGATTTACCTGTAAAAATACTTCAATTCGGCGAAGGTAATTTCCTTCGGGCCTTTGTAGACTGGATGATCGACAAGGCAAACAACGCAGGAGTAATGAATCACGGTATCATTGCCGTACAACCGATAGGCGGTGGTGAAAATATGGTAAAGATGTTCCGGGATCAGGATAGTATGTACCACGTTTACCTTGAGGGTATAAAAGACAAAAAGCCTGTGAAAGAAGTTGCTTTGGTAAAAAGCATCATGGATATTATGAATCCTTACAATCAGTATGCGGAATACGAAAAACTGTTTCTGAGCGAAGGACTCGAGATGATAATTTCCAATACTACAGAGGCGGGTATCCGCTACGAAGAGGGTGATGACCTGAATGCACTGCCACCGAAATCATTCCCTGCAAAGATGACAGCATTATTACACAAACGCTATCAGAAATATAATGGAGCAAAAGATAAAGGTCTTCTTATTATCTGCTGCGAACTGATCGAAGATAATGGCTCCACACTTCGCGAATATGTACTAAAACATGCAATACACAATAATCTGGAAGCGGGCTTTATTGACTGGGTAAATACATCTTGTCATTTCTATGATACTTTAGTAGACCGTATTGTGCCGGGATTCCCGCGTGAAAATATCAATGAGATCAAAGCTGAGATCGGGTTTGATGATAATCTGGTAGTCAAAGGTGAATATTTTCATGTTTGGGCTATAGGTGGCGATAGTGTCATTAAGGAGAAATTCCCATTAGATAAAGCCGGTTTGAATGTTCTCTTTATGGACGATATCAAGGCTTTCCGTGCCAAGAAAGTACGCATCCTTAACGGCTCGCATACCGCTATGGTCCCTGTGGCCCTCCAGCTTGGCTGCGAAACGGTAATGGATGCATTCAATACACCCGAAGTAGAAAAGTACATCAATAAGATGGTGGCCGAAGAAGTATTGCCATGTATAGATGAAGATCCGAAAGAACTGAAAGCCTTTGCCGCTAAAATTCTAGAACGCTTCTATAATCCGTATCTGAAACATTACCTGAAAGATATTTCTTTAAATTCCATCTCAAAATGGGAGACACGCGATTACCCTACGGTATATGACTGCTGTAAGAAACTGGATAAGGATGCAAAACTGACTACTTTCTCTTTTGCCGCTTTACTGGTGCTTTACACAGGACAATCAGCGGCAAAGAACTTCACACCGAATGATACCCCTGAATTTATCGAGTTTATACAGAAAACATACAATAAGAATGATATCAAAGGCTGGGTGAGAGGCATTGTGAACAATAAAGAGATGTGGAAGGAAAACTTCTCGGAAGTACCTCAGTTTATCGATGAAGTATCTAAGGATGTGGAATCGATATTGAATAAAGGTATGTTGACAGCATTGAAAGAGGTAATGGCTTGA
- a CDS encoding HIT family protein has product MNNDCLYCNKNQTQHDLMIEICKLNVSTVYLFREQTYLGRCIVAYEGHAKELYELDDNALLSYMQDVNKVAKALKDIFSPAKINYGAYSDKLPHLHMHLVPKYTDGPDFGSTFTMNPQKAYLSDEEYMDILASIRSKLM; this is encoded by the coding sequence ATGAATAACGATTGTTTATACTGCAATAAGAATCAGACACAACACGACCTGATGATTGAAATTTGCAAACTGAATGTATCTACCGTATACCTTTTCAGGGAGCAAACCTATCTGGGACGCTGTATTGTTGCTTACGAAGGTCATGCAAAGGAGTTATACGAACTGGACGATAATGCACTTTTGTCATATATGCAGGATGTCAATAAAGTAGCAAAGGCATTGAAAGATATATTCTCCCCTGCTAAAATTAATTACGGCGCTTACTCTGACAAATTGCCGCACCTACATATGCACTTAGTGCCTAAATATACCGATGGCCCGGATTTTGGTTCTACTTTTACGATGAATCCGCAGAAGGCTTATTTATCGGATGAAGAATATATGGACATACTGGCATCTATCAGGAGCAAGTTGATGTAA
- a CDS encoding DUF4861 family protein has product MNNYSIMYKKSFFICLFLFLQINVFLSAQSISVKNNSGQAVVDYTLEIPANELNLSLGNYMATINNTDVPVEIITDAKGRQLAILPVDKIEANSEILISLRPGTADAYPKRSYAELSHKIGGQFEGHKYVGGYSWVKPNYISLPGTFRDHSYYIKYEGPGWESDKVAFRFYLDNRNAIDVFGKKTSDIVLPAVGVDGFDNYHNMADWGMDNMKVGTALGIGTIAVWNGQKAVRVEKKDSMTCFIPADGKIRSQVKTIYYGWDANGIKCDLTSLISIDAGSRASRMELLVDKKINIATGIIKIKEAELIVSNSKDRKWSYIATFGKQSLNNDMQGLVVFAHTRQIKEITSDELNHVLVLEPEDGYVEYYFMPTWELDKEPVVTKDDFMKCIDEVLARLNNPITYTMKN; this is encoded by the coding sequence ATGAACAATTATTCTATTATGTATAAAAAGTCATTTTTTATTTGTCTGTTTTTGTTCTTACAGATAAACGTTTTCTTGTCGGCACAAAGCATTTCTGTAAAAAATAATTCGGGACAAGCAGTTGTTGATTATACCTTGGAGATCCCGGCGAATGAACTTAATCTCTCCTTAGGTAATTACATGGCGACTATAAATAATACGGATGTTCCCGTTGAAATAATTACGGATGCAAAAGGAAGGCAGCTGGCAATACTGCCTGTTGATAAAATAGAGGCTAATAGTGAAATTCTGATTTCATTAAGACCGGGTACAGCTGATGCTTACCCCAAACGTAGCTATGCTGAACTATCGCATAAAATAGGCGGACAATTCGAAGGTCATAAATATGTAGGTGGTTACTCATGGGTGAAGCCCAACTATATCAGCCTCCCCGGAACATTCAGAGATCATTCTTATTATATCAAATACGAGGGTCCGGGTTGGGAGAGCGATAAAGTTGCTTTCCGGTTCTATTTGGATAATCGCAATGCAATAGACGTATTTGGAAAAAAGACTTCCGATATCGTCCTTCCTGCTGTGGGTGTTGATGGTTTTGATAACTATCACAATATGGCAGACTGGGGAATGGATAATATGAAAGTAGGAACTGCTCTGGGAATTGGAACTATCGCTGTCTGGAACGGACAAAAAGCTGTCCGTGTAGAAAAGAAAGATAGTATGACCTGTTTTATTCCTGCTGATGGTAAAATACGGTCGCAAGTAAAAACAATTTATTACGGATGGGATGCGAATGGTATAAAATGTGATCTTACTTCGCTGATATCCATTGATGCAGGTAGCCGCGCTTCACGTATGGAGTTGCTTGTGGATAAAAAGATTAATATTGCTACAGGGATTATAAAAATAAAAGAAGCGGAACTTATCGTTAGCAATAGTAAGGACCGTAAATGGTCTTACATAGCTACTTTTGGTAAGCAAAGCCTGAATAACGATATGCAGGGCCTTGTTGTGTTTGCGCACACACGGCAAATTAAGGAGATAACAAGCGATGAACTGAATCATGTATTGGTCCTTGAACCGGAGGATGGCTATGTGGAATATTATTTTATGCCTACATGGGAGCTGGATAAGGAACCGGTTGTAACCAAAGACGATTTTATGAAATGTATAGATGAAGTACTGGCTCGCTTGAATAATCCGATAACATATACTATGAAGAATTAA
- a CDS encoding altronate dehydratase family protein, whose amino-acid sequence MNKYLKIAPTDNVCVAIEDLNEGDILDIEGKKVTIRNAIPTGHKFAIDEIKENEDVIKYGYPIGHATTDIHIGEHVHTQNVKTNLHDDLQYTYVPVHPKLDIKKSNLTINGYLRYNGEMGIRNELWIVPTVGCVNGQAQAIINRIKSELDVSHIDDIRVYTHNYGCSQLGDDHVNTQKALAALAKHPNAGGVLVMSLGCENNQQKDFKKVMGEWDDKRVKFLIAQEVQDEIETGFQLMKELVENMRNDKREPLPLSKLKVGLKCGGSDGFSGITANPLVGQFSDWLIAQGGTSILTEVPEMFGAETILMNRAETKKVFDDTVLLINNFKHYFRKFDQPIYENPSPGNKAGGITTLEDKSLGCTQKGGNSEVVDVLDYGQPVVKHGLNLLNAPGNDLVAASALAMSGCQIVLFTTGRGTPFGAFVPTMKISTNSKLYNFKQNWIDFNAGALLEGKSMETVLNDFINFTVEVCDGKHLKHEETGFKEIAIFKSGVTL is encoded by the coding sequence ATGAACAAATATCTTAAAATAGCCCCTACAGACAATGTCTGTGTGGCAATAGAAGACCTGAACGAAGGAGACATTCTGGATATAGAAGGCAAAAAAGTCACCATCAGGAATGCTATCCCTACAGGCCATAAATTTGCGATAGACGAGATAAAAGAAAACGAAGACGTTATCAAATACGGTTATCCGATAGGACATGCTACAACTGATATTCATATCGGAGAGCATGTACATACCCAGAATGTGAAGACCAATTTGCATGATGATCTCCAATACACTTATGTCCCGGTTCATCCGAAACTGGATATAAAGAAGAGTAACCTTACTATAAACGGTTATCTGCGCTACAATGGCGAAATGGGTATCCGCAACGAACTGTGGATAGTTCCTACCGTAGGTTGTGTCAACGGACAGGCACAGGCTATCATCAACCGTATAAAAAGCGAACTCGATGTTTCCCATATAGACGATATACGTGTATATACCCATAACTATGGTTGTTCCCAGCTTGGGGACGATCATGTAAATACCCAGAAAGCATTAGCGGCACTGGCCAAACATCCTAATGCAGGAGGTGTACTGGTAATGAGTCTTGGTTGTGAAAACAATCAACAGAAGGACTTCAAGAAGGTAATGGGAGAATGGGATGATAAGCGGGTTAAATTTCTTATCGCACAAGAAGTACAGGATGAAATTGAAACAGGCTTTCAGCTGATGAAGGAACTGGTAGAGAATATGCGTAACGACAAACGCGAACCGCTTCCATTATCGAAATTGAAAGTAGGACTGAAGTGTGGTGGTAGCGACGGCTTTTCCGGCATTACAGCCAATCCGTTGGTAGGGCAGTTCTCCGACTGGCTGATAGCACAGGGAGGGACAAGCATCCTTACCGAAGTGCCCGAAATGTTCGGAGCCGAAACTATCCTGATGAACCGTGCCGAGACAAAAAAAGTCTTTGATGATACAGTATTGTTAATCAATAACTTCAAGCATTACTTCCGTAAGTTCGATCAACCTATATACGAAAATCCCTCACCGGGTAATAAAGCTGGGGGTATTACTACCCTAGAGGATAAATCGTTGGGTTGTACCCAAAAGGGTGGCAACTCAGAAGTTGTGGATGTGCTGGATTATGGCCAGCCGGTAGTAAAACATGGCCTTAACCTGCTTAATGCACCGGGTAACGACCTTGTTGCTGCATCGGCACTAGCTATGTCCGGTTGTCAGATAGTACTGTTTACAACAGGTCGCGGTACTCCATTCGGAGCTTTTGTCCCTACAATGAAAATATCTACCAACAGCAAGTTGTATAATTTCAAGCAGAACTGGATAGACTTCAATGCCGGAGCTTTACTCGAAGGAAAGAGTATGGAAACCGTACTGAATGATTTCATCAACTTTACGGTCGAAGTCTGTGATGGCAAGCACCTGAAACATGAGGAGACCGGCTTTAAGGAGATAGCCATATTTAAGTCAGGTGTGACGCTGTGA
- a CDS encoding transglutaminase domain-containing protein translates to MKHLYFIIIALAIWGCNTQQPKSVSLEQIDTEEKAGNFTKASYLIDLYIAENKPSGDTIYDLNWRKDKMHRIALDFNKDKEQVMEYIQKYYPEVNDDMLAKWEADNSLEHMVIDGQKKYFSRGASNLFRLDKNAIAKKKEVDKPSTDAKEETLKVHLPEIVSVLGKTGKTQMPLVAMRVKYEVTLKPNAVPEGEVVRCWLPYPREDERRQSEIKLLSVNDDNYIISPSKYAHRTLYMEKTVKKDEPLKFEIEFSYKSAAEWFNLEGKEVKPFDTNSDLYKTYTSERAPHIVFSDSIKAISERIIGNETDPYQKVKKIFTWIDENFPWAGAREYSTIDNIPAYVLANNHGDCGQVTLLFITLARYNGIPARWQSGFMMHPDGLNLHDWSEFYIEGMGWIPMDQSFGINRFTDDEKVRYIYSNGMDAYRWIVNNDYSQPLFPEKIYPRSETVDFQRGELEWKGGNLYFDKWSWDFDVTYTNN, encoded by the coding sequence ATGAAACACTTATATTTTATAATAATCGCACTGGCAATATGGGGATGCAATACCCAACAGCCCAAATCTGTGAGTCTAGAGCAAATAGATACGGAAGAAAAGGCCGGAAACTTTACGAAAGCGTCCTATCTGATTGACCTGTATATTGCCGAGAATAAACCTTCTGGCGATACAATCTATGACCTCAACTGGAGAAAGGATAAAATGCATCGCATAGCTCTGGACTTCAATAAAGATAAGGAACAAGTGATGGAATATATCCAAAAATATTATCCTGAAGTAAACGATGATATGTTAGCCAAATGGGAGGCTGACAATTCACTGGAACATATGGTCATCGATGGGCAAAAAAAATATTTCAGCCGTGGAGCGAGCAACCTGTTCCGTCTGGATAAAAATGCTATCGCAAAGAAGAAGGAGGTGGATAAGCCAAGTACAGACGCAAAAGAAGAGACCCTGAAAGTACATCTGCCGGAAATAGTATCTGTATTGGGAAAAACAGGAAAAACCCAAATGCCCCTCGTTGCAATGAGAGTAAAATATGAAGTGACGCTGAAACCGAATGCAGTACCCGAAGGTGAAGTTGTAAGATGCTGGCTTCCGTACCCGAGAGAGGATGAGCGCAGACAATCGGAAATAAAGTTGTTGTCGGTAAATGACGATAATTATATTATATCCCCTTCAAAATATGCACACCGTACATTATATATGGAGAAAACCGTAAAGAAAGATGAACCGTTGAAGTTCGAGATAGAGTTCTCTTATAAATCGGCGGCGGAATGGTTCAATCTTGAGGGCAAAGAGGTCAAACCATTTGATACGAACAGCGACCTGTATAAGACATATACTTCCGAACGTGCTCCCCATATCGTTTTCAGTGATTCTATCAAAGCCATATCGGAACGTATCATTGGCAATGAAACAGACCCTTACCAGAAGGTGAAAAAGATATTCACCTGGATAGATGAAAATTTCCCTTGGGCGGGCGCACGGGAATATTCGACAATAGACAATATACCGGCTTACGTACTGGCAAACAATCATGGCGACTGCGGGCAGGTAACATTGTTATTCATAACGCTGGCTCGCTACAATGGCATTCCTGCACGCTGGCAAAGCGGATTTATGATGCATCCGGACGGACTGAACCTGCACGACTGGAGCGAATTCTATATAGAAGGTATGGGATGGATACCGATGGACCAGTCTTTCGGCATCAACAGGTTTACGGATGATGAAAAAGTCAGGTACATATATTCTAACGGGATGGACGCGTACCGCTGGATAGTCAATAACGATTATTCCCAACCTCTGTTTCCCGAAAAGATTTACCCACGAAGCGAAACAGTAGATTTTCAGCGTGGCGAGTTGGAATGGAAGGGAGGAAACTTATACTTTGATAAATGGAGCTGGGACTTTGATGTCACATATACTAATAACTAA
- a CDS encoding nuclear transport factor 2 family protein, protein MKQEIIQCEEKFLQAFRSSDLKTLEEIMHDKLIYNNAYGKLLNKEMDFEDFRSANPVIETVESLEQEIELFDDTAIVSTVVYLKGLFMNHEVEDKIRFLRVWKKFGESWKVIGAASVGIK, encoded by the coding sequence ATGAAACAAGAAATAATCCAATGTGAAGAAAAGTTTCTGCAGGCTTTTAGGTCTTCGGATTTAAAAACGCTGGAGGAAATTATGCATGATAAGCTGATTTATAACAACGCTTACGGAAAGCTTCTGAATAAAGAGATGGATTTTGAAGACTTCAGGTCTGCCAATCCTGTAATAGAAACCGTAGAGTCTCTCGAACAGGAAATAGAATTGTTTGATGATACAGCCATTGTTTCTACAGTGGTTTACCTCAAAGGCCTGTTTATGAACCATGAAGTGGAAGACAAAATAAGGTTTCTCCGCGTATGGAAAAAGTTTGGAGAAAGCTGGAAGGTTATTGGGGCAGCAAGTGTAGGTATTAAATAG
- a CDS encoding hybrid sensor histidine kinase/response regulator transcription factor, whose amino-acid sequence MILNRFYCFLFILVVYISATGQQKCFFEHYGPEDGLPQHTIMSIVQDKKGFMWFSTWNGLCRFDGYNFYTYRIQQGDKYHMRSNRIDNIYEDKYGYIWTLPYDREPHRFDPHTETFMGIRSVKGYENLTFIATKIETMQSGKVWLLSDNMGCVCVTDSTFAIETFNKENGKLNSNKIYEVYEDTDLNSWILTDNGLYLLSKDNKITSFFSDKAYIESKPAQNFYSVMELEGRIWFGSDNGKIWIYNKGNGQSDLLQTETDSYVSHIRNIDNNQILIATRSDGFFIYDRTSKDLKKYDTSTLAGMPTNHIISCYIDRLKNIWIESDQAGVSKFSLETGIMKHFRMKIESVVSNVFPSNFFIFEDIENRLWVHPRGGGFSSYDSQKDGLIPFFNEPYSPTWRFSNMMHTAFSDKQGNLWLSTRSHGLDKVIFNDEVFKTIVVDPNIHSTINNDIRSVFEDSNRNLWVSTKGGKIFVYDQSLAQQGYICSNGKIEYGKPLEGVTYCMMEDAAKNIWIGTKGEGVYKLTPVNNTYKITQYKHSDDNIYSLSNNSVYAIFQDNKMRIWVGTYGGGLNLLDEGKNHFLNHRNDLKDYPFQYGSQVRAMSADKYGNICVGTTLGLIMFSSDFGSVNTIDYKFYTRIPEDNESISENDVYDIYTTRKGETYFATFGGGVNEIKAVDENGFPSKFLSYTTKDGLPSDVVLTLTEDKKGNLWVTSEGNVTKFDPERKSFETYSEINRQIEGQNFSEGARCTAQSGIVYVGYSKGVLSVDPENINKSTFTPYVALTKFQIANKDVPIGEDSPLKANIDDLDYIKLNHKQNFINIEFVALDYIEPRRINYAYKLEGFDQDWIITSKQRIANYTNLSPGNYVFRVRSTNSDGIWMDNEHVLNIEITPSFWQTGWAYLLYVILIIAVLYAILRTLFVFYRLRDKVKLEHEETEMKTRFFTDISHEIRTPLTMIVSPVENIIENEGTPGEIKSQLQLVLKNSNRMLRMVNQILDFRKIQKMKLNIQETQFGDYVSDICNNFSKTAEYQNIRLEFNNWAGDERIWIDRDNVEKLIFNLLSNAFKYTSDDKTIEVNVFSNKKDNTVAIQVKDEGGGMTKDVLNKLFTRFASFNKDKNKPSTGIGLSIVKEVADKHHAKIVVDSEENEGSVFTVFFPTGIEHLKDDANVSFTFVTKDVVAEKHESDVAKEKAAGEIMPEKPDGGIEKENPKETILVVEDDSDLRRFIVSILEPHYNVLDAADGKDGYDKAVANVPDFIVSDIMMPEMDGTELLQKIRSTTEISHIPVILLTAKTDMETKLDSLDYGADDYITKPFSVKYLRARIENIIRQRKRLYDVYSAGRILDVTEPDKEEESGHKITPQDEAFIRKIKEVVEGNIDNSDFVVDDLANAIAMSRTVFFKKLKSLTGLSPIEFIRDIKIKHAAKLIETQQYTIKEVSFMIGISDTKYFSQCFKNVYGMTPSEYKNLKNRS is encoded by the coding sequence ATGATTTTGAATCGTTTCTATTGTTTTTTGTTTATTCTGGTAGTCTATATATCTGCTACCGGGCAGCAAAAATGTTTTTTTGAACATTACGGGCCTGAAGACGGATTACCGCAGCATACCATAATGAGTATTGTACAGGATAAAAAAGGTTTTATGTGGTTTTCTACATGGAATGGGCTTTGTCGTTTCGATGGGTACAATTTCTATACATACAGGATTCAGCAGGGGGATAAATATCATATGCGCAGTAATCGCATAGATAATATATACGAAGACAAATACGGGTATATATGGACGCTCCCCTATGACCGGGAGCCTCACCGATTCGACCCCCATACCGAAACTTTTATGGGAATAAGGTCGGTCAAAGGATATGAAAATCTTACTTTTATCGCTACCAAGATAGAAACAATGCAATCGGGTAAGGTCTGGCTGTTGTCTGATAACATGGGCTGTGTTTGTGTTACCGATTCAACATTTGCTATAGAGACTTTTAATAAGGAAAATGGCAAATTGAACAGCAATAAAATATATGAAGTATATGAAGATACAGACCTGAATAGCTGGATACTTACCGATAACGGGCTCTATCTCTTGTCTAAAGATAATAAGATAACCAGTTTTTTTTCGGATAAAGCTTATATAGAATCCAAACCCGCTCAGAATTTTTATTCTGTAATGGAGCTGGAGGGCAGGATATGGTTTGGCTCTGATAACGGAAAAATATGGATTTACAATAAGGGAAATGGACAATCCGATTTATTACAGACCGAAACCGATTCATATGTTAGTCATATCCGGAATATTGATAATAATCAAATACTGATTGCTACAAGGAGCGACGGTTTCTTTATTTATGACCGTACATCTAAGGATTTAAAGAAGTATGATACATCGACTTTGGCAGGGATGCCTACTAATCATATAATATCATGTTACATTGACCGGTTGAAGAATATATGGATTGAATCAGATCAGGCAGGAGTTTCTAAATTTAGCCTGGAAACGGGGATTATGAAGCACTTCCGGATGAAAATAGAAAGCGTTGTGTCGAATGTATTCCCTTCTAATTTTTTTATTTTCGAGGATATAGAAAACCGTTTATGGGTACACCCCCGGGGAGGAGGTTTCTCTAGTTACGATTCCCAAAAAGATGGACTGATCCCGTTCTTTAATGAGCCCTATTCTCCAACCTGGAGATTTTCGAATATGATGCATACCGCTTTTTCCGACAAGCAGGGAAACCTTTGGCTGAGTACGCGTTCTCACGGATTGGATAAAGTAATATTTAATGATGAAGTATTTAAGACAATTGTAGTTGATCCCAACATTCATTCGACTATAAATAATGACATTCGCAGTGTTTTTGAGGATAGTAACCGGAATTTGTGGGTATCTACAAAGGGAGGGAAAATATTTGTCTATGACCAGTCATTAGCACAACAGGGATATATATGCAGCAACGGAAAGATAGAATATGGTAAGCCTCTGGAAGGTGTGACATACTGTATGATGGAAGATGCTGCTAAGAATATCTGGATAGGAACAAAGGGCGAGGGCGTATACAAACTTACCCCGGTAAATAATACATACAAAATAACGCAATACAAACATTCCGATGATAATATATACAGCCTGAGCAACAACAGTGTATATGCTATATTTCAGGATAATAAGATGCGAATCTGGGTCGGAACGTACGGTGGCGGACTTAACTTATTGGATGAAGGAAAAAATCACTTCCTGAATCATAGGAACGACCTTAAGGATTATCCGTTTCAGTATGGTTCACAGGTCAGGGCAATGAGTGCCGATAAATACGGTAATATATGTGTGGGCACAACATTGGGACTTATTATGTTTTCATCTGATTTCGGATCGGTAAATACTATCGATTATAAGTTCTATACACGGATACCAGAGGATAATGAAAGCATTAGCGAAAACGACGTCTACGATATTTATACGACCCGGAAAGGGGAAACTTATTTCGCAACTTTCGGTGGCGGTGTAAATGAGATTAAGGCTGTAGATGAAAATGGTTTTCCTTCCAAATTCTTATCATACACAACCAAAGACGGGCTTCCCTCAGATGTCGTATTGACTCTTACAGAAGATAAGAAAGGGAATCTTTGGGTTACATCGGAGGGTAATGTCACCAAGTTCGATCCGGAAAGAAAATCGTTCGAAACCTATAGTGAGATAAACAGACAGATAGAAGGACAGAATTTTTCGGAAGGAGCAAGGTGTACCGCTCAGTCGGGAATCGTATATGTCGGTTATTCGAAGGGTGTACTGTCTGTCGATCCGGAGAATATTAATAAAAGCACATTTACTCCGTATGTTGCATTAACTAAATTCCAGATTGCCAATAAAGATGTTCCTATCGGAGAAGATTCTCCTCTGAAAGCGAATATCGATGACTTGGATTATATAAAGTTGAATCACAAACAAAATTTTATCAATATTGAGTTTGTCGCTCTCGACTATATAGAACCCAGAAGGATCAATTATGCTTACAAACTGGAAGGTTTTGATCAGGATTGGATCATTACTTCCAAACAACGCATAGCCAATTATACGAATTTGTCACCGGGAAATTATGTTTTTCGGGTGAGATCAACAAATAGCGACGGTATATGGATGGATAATGAGCATGTATTAAATATAGAAATAACGCCGTCTTTCTGGCAGACAGGCTGGGCATATCTCCTGTATGTTATTCTCATCATTGCAGTTCTGTACGCTATATTGCGCACTCTGTTTGTGTTTTACCGTTTGCGGGACAAAGTGAAGCTGGAGCACGAAGAAACCGAAATGAAGACCCGATTCTTTACCGATATTTCACATGAAATACGTACTCCGTTAACTATGATTGTATCTCCGGTGGAGAATATAATAGAGAATGAAGGTACTCCGGGCGAAATAAAATCACAATTGCAACTGGTATTAAAGAACTCCAACAGGATGTTGCGTATGGTGAATCAGATATTGGACTTCAGAAAAATACAGAAAATGAAGCTCAATATTCAGGAGACACAGTTTGGGGATTATGTATCTGATATTTGTAATAATTTCTCAAAGACGGCCGAATATCAGAATATAAGGCTGGAATTTAATAACTGGGCCGGAGATGAAAGAATCTGGATAGACCGTGATAATGTAGAAAAGCTAATATTTAATTTGTTGTCCAATGCCTTTAAATATACATCTGATGATAAAACGATAGAAGTCAATGTCTTTAGTAATAAAAAAGATAATACTGTTGCCATCCAGGTGAAAGATGAGGGAGGGGGGATGACTAAGGATGTACTGAATAAACTGTTTACCCGTTTTGCGTCCTTTAATAAGGATAAAAATAAACCGAGTACAGGTATCGGCCTGTCCATTGTTAAAGAAGTGGCAGACAAGCATCATGCTAAGATTGTAGTAGATAGCGAAGAGAATGAAGGCTCCGTCTTTACCGTTTTCTTTCCTACAGGGATTGAACATTTGAAAGATGATGCAAATGTTTCTTTTACTTTTGTTACAAAAGATGTTGTTGCTGAAAAACATGAATCCGATGTTGCCAAAGAAAAAGCTGCAGGAGAAATTATGCCCGAAAAACCCGATGGAGGGATAGAGAAAGAAAATCCGAAAGAGACTATACTGGTCGTAGAAGATGATTCCGATTTGAGACGCTTTATTGTTTCTATATTGGAGCCTCATTATAATGTATTGGATGCTGCGGATGGGAAAGACGGCTATGATAAGGCTGTGGCAAATGTTCCGGATTTTATAGTAAGTGATATTATGATGCCGGAGATGGATGGTACCGAACTCTTACAAAAGATACGTTCTACGACCGAAATAAGTCATATTCCAGTTATCCTGCTTACAGCAAAGACCGATATGGAAACTAAACTGGATAGTCTCGATTACGGTGCCGATGATTATATCACCAAACCATTCAGTGTAAAATACCTGCGTGCCAGAATCGAAAATATCATTCGCCAGCGTAAGCGCCTTTACGATGTTTATTCTGCGGGCAGGATTTTGGATGTTACCGAACCGGACAAAGAAGAAGAATCGGGACACAAGATTACTCCTCAGGACGAAGCATTTATCAGGAAGATAAAAGAAGTGGTGGAAGGGAATATCGATAACAGTGATTTTGTGGTGGATGATCTTGCAAATGCTATTGCTATGAGCCGGACAGTATTCTTTAAGAAATTGAAAAGCCTGACCGGACTTTCGCCTATCGAATTTATCCGTGATATAAAAATAAAGCATGCAGCTAAGTTGATAGAAACGCAGCAATATACAATAAAAGAAGTTTCGTTTATGATAGGCATATCAGACACAAAATACTTTTCGCAATGTTTCAAAAACGTTTACGGGATGACTCCAAGCGAGTATAAGAACCTGAAAAATCGTTCATAA